In Vitis vinifera cultivar Pinot Noir 40024 chromosome 11, ASM3070453v1, a genomic segment contains:
- the LOC100246766 gene encoding uncharacterized protein LOC100246766 isoform X2 yields the protein MVSSSLLPFNGALFQSIPHPPTVFFQRGLRRGQDASLVIPRTAHSTRGQAFQILANPNVSAGKGNSDKEVVMVDPLEAKRLAAKQMQEFKAKEKLKCCGYREDVELRRLMAHGQCLV from the exons ATGGTGTCGTCAAGTCTTCTTCCCTTCAATGGTGCCCTCTTTCAATCCATACCACACCCTCCAACCGTCTTCTTCCA gAGGGGATTGAGAAGAGGCCAAGATGCAAGCCTTGTTATACCTAGAACTGCCCATAGCACGAGGGGTCAAGCATTTCAAATCTTGGCCAATCCTAAT GTATCTGCTGGAAAAGGAAATTCTGATAAGGAAGTAGTAATGGTAGATCCTTTGGAGGCGAAGCGTTTAGCTGCCAAACAGATGCAAGAATTTAAAGCAAAAGAGAAACTCAAG TGTTGTGGCTACAGAGAAGACGTAGAATTGAGGCGATTAATGGCGCATGGGCAATGCTTGGTCTAA
- the LOC100246766 gene encoding uncharacterized protein LOC100246766 isoform X1 — protein sequence MVSSSLLPFNGALFQSIPHPPTVFFQRGLRRGQDASLVIPRTAHSTRGQAFQILANPNVSAGKGNSDKEVVMVDPLEAKRLAAKQMQEFKAKEKLKRRRRIEAINGAWAMLGLTAGLVIEGHTGNGILAQLAGYWGAIVRFFVR from the exons ATGGTGTCGTCAAGTCTTCTTCCCTTCAATGGTGCCCTCTTTCAATCCATACCACACCCTCCAACCGTCTTCTTCCA gAGGGGATTGAGAAGAGGCCAAGATGCAAGCCTTGTTATACCTAGAACTGCCCATAGCACGAGGGGTCAAGCATTTCAAATCTTGGCCAATCCTAAT GTATCTGCTGGAAAAGGAAATTCTGATAAGGAAGTAGTAATGGTAGATCCTTTGGAGGCGAAGCGTTTAGCTGCCAAACAGATGCAAGAATTTAAAGCAAAAGAGAAACTCAAG AGAAGACGTAGAATTGAGGCGATTAATGGCGCATGGGCAATGCTTGGTCTAACAGCTGGATTAGTCATTGAAGGTCACACTGGAAATGGCATTCTTGCTCAG CTGGCTGGATACTGGGGCGCCATTGTCAGGTTTTTTGTGCGATAG